The following coding sequences are from one uncultured Desulfobacter sp. window:
- a CDS encoding heavy metal translocating P-type ATPase has translation MTACPTSPITIVSELPNRMRLKGRFLRDPELDPDYLEATLETIPGVDTARLNGRASSVIVKYDGRAEIREAVLGCIQDLPLDVFQGKNDRKSPPSLLGLSVKGALSIACFFLPTLFAAPIALVLSAPVIMDGLSCLWHRKLKVEVLDGAAVAFSLWRRDYFTATTIVALLALGEYFEKVSENRATGLLKSLLKPQTENIWIEKDGQEIQIPFEEAGIGDRVVCGPGEMIPLDGRVVVGEAAVNQSSVTGESVPVHVKPGDEVISGSVIEEGRIIFEALHVGAETSVARISKFLEDSLRYESDSQKKSDELADRLVPLTFGLGVGLFALTRDLEKAAAVLTVDYSCVIKLSSPVAVRVAMHTAALQGVLLKGAQAVDSLARVDTLIFDKTGTLTRGELQVTDIFSARDLDDDQLLVLAASAEEHYAHPVAAAVVGAARDRELALSPTSQVDFIVAHGVSAYIDDLNVLVGSRHFIEDDEGIDCSGADKAALAFQNEGKSLLYVARDGKLEGVLGLRDELRPEAPTVLAGLKAAGIKKIIILTGDTERTANALAASLPDVDEVYAELRPEDKAAIVARLKEEGAILGFTGDGVNDAPALVSADVGICLPSGADLAKESAQVILLKEDLNTLLTARLIALRCQDTIHRAFVSAVSLNSSFLFLATLGWLRPVAAAILHNLSTVGIIGYAGMREKQLIEHLPDTPEETEVS, from the coding sequence ATGACCGCATGCCCCACCTCTCCAATTACCATCGTCAGTGAGCTGCCCAACCGGATGCGCCTGAAGGGCCGATTCCTGCGGGACCCGGAACTGGATCCCGATTACCTGGAGGCCACCCTGGAGACCATTCCGGGTGTTGACACCGCTCGTTTGAACGGCAGAGCCTCGTCGGTCATTGTTAAATATGACGGCCGGGCAGAGATCCGGGAGGCGGTACTCGGGTGTATCCAGGACCTGCCCCTGGATGTGTTTCAAGGAAAGAACGACAGAAAATCTCCTCCCTCGCTCTTAGGCCTCTCTGTGAAAGGGGCCTTGTCCATTGCCTGCTTTTTCCTGCCCACGTTATTTGCCGCGCCCATCGCCCTGGTGTTGTCTGCCCCTGTAATTATGGACGGCCTGTCCTGTCTTTGGCACCGAAAGCTTAAGGTGGAGGTGCTGGATGGGGCTGCCGTGGCGTTTTCCCTGTGGCGGCGGGATTATTTTACGGCCACCACCATTGTGGCCCTGCTTGCCCTGGGCGAATATTTTGAAAAAGTTAGTGAAAACAGAGCTACAGGCCTGCTTAAAAGCCTGTTAAAGCCCCAGACCGAGAACATCTGGATCGAAAAGGACGGCCAGGAGATCCAGATCCCCTTTGAAGAGGCGGGGATCGGGGACCGGGTGGTTTGCGGCCCCGGAGAAATGATTCCCCTGGACGGCCGGGTGGTGGTCGGAGAGGCTGCCGTGAATCAAAGTTCGGTGACTGGAGAGTCTGTGCCCGTCCATGTCAAGCCCGGGGATGAGGTCATTTCTGGTTCCGTCATTGAAGAAGGGCGCATAATTTTTGAGGCACTCCATGTGGGGGCTGAAACATCCGTGGCACGGATATCCAAGTTCCTGGAAGACTCGTTGCGGTATGAATCCGATTCACAGAAGAAAAGTGATGAACTGGCAGATAGACTGGTGCCCCTTACCTTTGGTCTGGGGGTCGGTCTCTTTGCTTTGACCCGGGATCTGGAAAAAGCAGCGGCTGTCCTTACCGTGGATTATTCCTGCGTGATCAAATTGTCCAGCCCTGTTGCCGTCCGTGTGGCCATGCATACCGCAGCCCTCCAGGGTGTACTGCTTAAAGGTGCCCAGGCTGTGGACAGTCTGGCCAGGGTGGACACGCTTATATTTGACAAAACCGGTACCTTGACCCGGGGCGAGCTTCAGGTGACGGACATATTCAGTGCCCGGGATCTCGATGACGACCAGCTTCTTGTGCTGGCCGCCTCGGCCGAAGAGCATTATGCCCACCCCGTGGCCGCGGCGGTGGTGGGTGCAGCCCGGGACAGGGAACTTGCACTCTCCCCCACCAGCCAGGTGGACTTTATCGTGGCCCACGGGGTCTCCGCCTATATTGACGATCTCAATGTTCTGGTGGGCAGCCGGCATTTTATAGAGGACGATGAAGGCATTGACTGTTCAGGCGCCGACAAAGCGGCCCTGGCGTTTCAAAACGAGGGAAAAAGTCTGCTTTATGTGGCCCGGGACGGGAAACTTGAGGGGGTGTTAGGGCTGCGGGATGAGCTTCGGCCCGAGGCACCGACCGTGCTTGCCGGACTCAAGGCCGCCGGTATTAAGAAAATCATCATTCTGACCGGGGACACGGAACGCACCGCCAATGCCCTGGCCGCCTCCCTGCCGGATGTGGACGAGGTGTATGCCGAACTGCGGCCCGAGGATAAAGCAGCCATTGTGGCCCGGCTCAAGGAGGAAGGCGCTATCCTGGGATTTACCGGAGACGGGGTGAATGATGCCCCGGCCCTGGTCTCTGCTGATGTGGGAATTTGTCTGCCCTCGGGTGCGGATCTGGCCAAGGAGTCTGCCCAGGTGATCCTGCTTAAGGAGGATTTGAACACCTTGCTCACCGCCCGGCTGATTGCCCTGCGCTGCCAGGACACCATACATCGGGCCTTTGTTTCCGCGGTCTCCCTTAATTCATCATTTTTATTTCTGGCCACCCTGGGGTGGCTTCGTCCCGTGGCCGCAGCAATCCTTCATAATCTCTCCACCGTGGGAATTATCGGGTATGCCGGCATGCGGGAAAAACAGCTTATTGAACACCTCCCTGATACCCCTGAAGAGACTGAGGTGTCCTGA
- a CDS encoding YceI family protein has translation MNYAVKDYKLDYAVKDYKLDYAVEDYKLTGNYDVGFTAYAPLHTFKGWARQGVEAKIGINFDAKTISYARASAKTSCFDTGFKDRNKAMADYMQIQKFSESSIELTEVKAFNQLDDTRYQINALAVLEFMGQRRQLPVDFSITRNGLGFSIDLDCKWSFKAYGLKSPRLLFLTVRDIVDISGKGEFVPISPVS, from the coding sequence ATGAATTATGCAGTTAAAGACTATAAATTAGATTATGCAGTTAAAGACTATAAATTAGATTATGCAGTTGAAGATTATAAATTAACCGGCAATTATGATGTCGGTTTCACAGCGTATGCCCCATTACATACCTTTAAAGGCTGGGCCCGTCAGGGCGTTGAAGCTAAAATAGGCATAAATTTTGACGCCAAAACCATTTCATATGCCAGGGCCAGTGCGAAGACCAGCTGTTTTGACACCGGGTTTAAAGACCGGAACAAGGCCATGGCCGATTACATGCAAATCCAAAAATTTTCTGAATCAAGTATTGAATTGACCGAGGTTAAAGCGTTTAACCAGCTGGATGATACCCGTTACCAAATAAACGCCCTGGCGGTCTTGGAATTTATGGGGCAGCGCCGTCAGCTGCCCGTCGATTTTAGTATTACCCGGAATGGTCTTGGCTTTTCCATTGATCTGGATTGTAAATGGTCATTTAAAGCCTATGGCCTTAAGTCTCCCAGACTCTTGTTTCTTACGGTCAGAGATATTGTGGATATTTCGGGTAAAGGTGAATTTGTCCCCATCTCCCCGGTCAGTTAG
- a CDS encoding FeoA family protein, translated as MYSSLLDAPVNTELELLKVTNPVLEKWLQRMGLFTGGHIIRQDEDVNFYTVRVRGENGDVVIPAGMVMKLYIHLESGEKIPLNQMKKGQEGHVEIHSGGPFIEKSLAKLGLCVGGNIRFVRALPHMDYLVLINRRERTRLSEGEAARIWGHYPGKEATQFYFAKKDLDFEVTEVMGGPRGVKHLETHGVRVGVKLTLESIDQANSLEEHGPASTPVTISSPGGLRLFLTPEKASAVIVRTMT; from the coding sequence ATGTATTCGTCATTGCTTGATGCACCGGTAAATACTGAACTTGAACTGCTCAAGGTCACCAATCCTGTTCTGGAGAAATGGTTGCAACGCATGGGGTTGTTCACCGGCGGACACATTATCCGGCAGGACGAAGACGTTAATTTTTATACAGTTCGTGTGCGCGGAGAAAATGGCGATGTGGTCATCCCGGCAGGCATGGTGATGAAGCTGTATATCCATCTGGAGTCCGGGGAAAAGATCCCGTTGAACCAGATGAAAAAAGGCCAGGAGGGTCATGTGGAGATTCATTCCGGCGGACCGTTTATTGAAAAGTCCCTGGCGAAATTAGGGCTTTGCGTGGGCGGAAATATTCGTTTTGTCCGGGCGTTGCCCCATATGGACTACCTGGTCCTGATCAATCGACGGGAAAGAACACGGCTGTCCGAAGGGGAGGCAGCAAGGATATGGGGGCATTATCCGGGAAAGGAGGCGACCCAATTCTATTTTGCCAAAAAAGATCTTGATTTTGAGGTTACCGAAGTGATGGGCGGTCCAAGGGGCGTGAAGCATCTGGAAACCCATGGGGTGAGGGTGGGTGTCAAACTGACCCTTGAATCCATTGACCAGGCCAATTCCCTGGAGGAGCACGGACCGGCAAGCACGCCGGTTACCATTTCAAGTCCGGGCGGACTGCGCCTGTTTCTTACACCTGAAAAAGCCAGCGCAGTCATCGTCCGGACAATGACGTGA
- a CDS encoding YtxH domain-containing protein, which produces MAYYIDPNTQQMYYQAPAQDQQNTTDPAATAETKVYAVPQNAVVQQDQSVPSTFLGLDVSSSTFWKGAALGAGVALLMTSETVQKAVVKTVSKGMAAASAGVEELKEKFEDAKAEVESEAAGKK; this is translated from the coding sequence ATGGCTTATTATATTGACCCCAATACCCAGCAGATGTACTACCAGGCTCCGGCCCAGGACCAGCAGAACACAACAGATCCGGCGGCAACCGCCGAGACCAAGGTGTATGCCGTACCCCAAAACGCTGTCGTCCAGCAGGACCAGTCTGTCCCCTCCACCTTTTTAGGCCTTGATGTAAGTTCCTCCACCTTCTGGAAAGGGGCCGCCCTCGGTGCGGGTGTGGCGCTTTTAATGACCAGCGAGACCGTGCAGAAAGCCGTGGTTAAAACCGTTTCCAAAGGTATGGCGGCTGCCTCTGCAGGTGTTGAGGAGCTTAAGGAAAAATTTGAAGACGCTAAAGCTGAAGTGGAATCCGAAGCTGCGGGTAAAAAATAA